The Argentina anserina chromosome 5, drPotAnse1.1, whole genome shotgun sequence genome includes the window agggaggcggatGGAAGAGATAGAGAATGGTTTCCTAAAATGGAAaccataatcacaaaaatacccttttatactcgttttcaaaatcggaaactaacttccgacgttaataactttcacctccgacgtccgattcgaacgggtcacatgtccacgcactcctatcgacgagttctacaactttcgtgaaggaagttttcgcaaccgagcgacggaataaaagtcgatatatacgttgcggaaacgtaacgtttttctaattaaacgttccgagaacgtttccgtttctcgtttcacAACGTCGCAGCCGATCACATTCATtccaattaaatttcacaactttatagaatttatatcaaaccaaaatattgtttgaaaaatagggttattacactaaAACCTTCTACGGTCTAAATTGGACTTTGGGCTTTTTGAATTGATCCTTCAAGACTTTGAGTAGGCTGatgaaaaaaatttgaccCATTACCATGCCTTGATTTTCAGTTGGATCTTCATTGAAGTTATTATTTGGTTCTGCAGATAGAGAAGCTCCTCGAAGATGATTTCAACTACCCAAAAATTTGAAGACTGCACTGCCAGAGATATAATATTCGAACTCTCTAGCATGTCTTGAATGGATATTGCAATCGGAAAAAATGACCTGAGTGGATATAACTGAAGGTCTGAAGCTAAACATGTAGGAAACTACATATATCTCTTCCGTCACCATTTAGTAATTAGTACGTAAACATGTAGTTAGTTGTTCTAAATACGTCGCAAGTTCAACCAAATCAAAGAGGACTAACCAAGTTGAATTTAGCAAAGATGATTATGCAAAGACAGAACGAAAATATATAAACAGCTACGATCATTGGATAATCAATTAGCAATATTCTAAATCCTCTCTGCAAACTTCAGATCGACAATCATATAATGCTACACATATGACACATCATCATTAACAACTTAGGATACAAGACGTAGTATGAATACATTTGGGCAGTGACGAACTATATTCTTATACGAGGGGGACTAAaccagaaaaagaaagaaactaaCGCTAATCAAATGTCTACCAATCCAAAATCTTTCTTAGAAGTGGAAGAAGCATTTCTACTACTACTGGAAAGAGACCACTGATCTGAAAATCCCCTGGCAGCAGAGATGGAACCACTGCCACATTTTGCCACCGTTCTCACGCTCTCAATCAACTCCTGCGTCCGAACCTCCTGCGATAATATCTCCAGAAGCTGTTCCGGGCTAATAACCAGCTTCACCTTCCAAAAGCTAACATTATTATACCTCGAAAACGCTTCAGTGTAAGATTTCTTCACCATTCCCTGGTAATCAAGCGACATCCGGTACGGTGCTCCGGCAAGCAAAGTAGGTAAGGGTATGCTGTTGGATCTAACATGGCCATGACGCACAATCTGGCTAGCACTACTACTACTGCCCAAGTGATCACTTCGGCTGTTGAGTGGGAGCAAATAATATGATTGACCCGCCAAAAGTTCTTCGTTACTAGCGAGCGGTTTCCAGAAGAGATCATGGTTTCTGAAAATGCCATGGCTGGGAAACTCGTCGGTGATGGAGCTCACTGTAATAGGCGCGTAAAACTCCATGATACCGCCGTTGGACGTCGTCACTTGGACTACTCCACCCGCCTCTCCGAGACCTCCAAACAAGCAGTTTCCCATTGAGGAATTCCACAACCACATATAGCCTTAGAGTTGTTGAGTTTATAGAGGAAACAGTCGGTGGGATTCTTCTTGGGAGCTTTCCTAATTAAACTAAccagagagtgagagaggatATAAAAGAACAAAAGGGTAGAGGAAAAGAAAGGGAAGGTGAGCAAAGATGGACAAGTCATGTCGTCATAAAAGCTAGGGTGTGCAATGCGTATATATTGTTATAACTAGGGGCGAGTTTGATTCTGAGTTTTTGACCGAGTTTGATTCCGAGTTTTTTGTCAAATTATGAGattaaattctcaaataatctGACTGAGCTATTTGACAAATAGATATTGTACGTGATTATATTAGAATTTCACACACCGAAACAAATTCTAAAATGTAGAAATTGGAGCTTCTGATTTTGGGGAGAGATTATAATTTAGTCTATTACCTACATGACTTAATtaatgttgatgatttttctcAAAAGATGTATGATCTATTTGCGAAGataattttgttgttaatGTCTTAGCCTGCTTTTGCCGGAATGTTGGGATTCCTCGTATCCTAATAGTATTTGTTCTGCTGTCAATTTTGACCTCTTTGAAGCATGTTGCTCTAGAGGGTCTTCCATGTGAGCTTTTGTTTTcgtataaaaaaaactcaccACACTTTTATATTAATATTCACCATAACATTTCAAATATTTACAGCTAATTATTCTCACAGCTCAATTACAGTTAATTATTCAATCAACTCAGCTGAATGTGATTATAAAAAACTCATATCGTGACTAAACTCGCTCTAGGTTGGTGGAGGTGTCCATGTCTCTGAAATGGATGGACTAGTCGGTACTTTAGAGTCCATGTAGTCGAAGAAGCAATTTTGATTTCCGGTCAATTATTGAACCCCATTGAACCATCTTTTTCTCACTTTGTCTTTATGGAAATCTAAGAATGGTCTAGGTTATATCAATGAGAAAGAGGACCCAATGACATGTTACGCGCCAAAATTGAGAGGGAAGCTCCATTGGTACTGAATATAAAGACGGTAGCACCGTAGCAGAACCTGGCCTGGCATTTATATATCACCTCACTATGATCATTCGCTCATATTTGTTTAAAGTGAAAGTGGCCGAGATTTTGACCagtcgtatatatatttagaaagagaaaagagcATAGACGAGTGGGAAACTGGGAAACCACGGAAATTGTGGGGAGGGAGAATTGCTAGCATTTGGACATGAGACACTACCGATCGAATGAAATCAGTGAATCATATTTAAAGCAACGTGAGGCATGCATTATGAGATCTTTCGAGAAATTGTCTGGCTCTACATTGCATTCTAAACATcatgattatatattttttttcaggcTTTACTATACCCTTACTTACGTGTCGATCTACACCAAGCTACAGTGAAAAGGAAACAGGAAAAAGACACTAGACTTAAGACGCGATAGCTATATATCTCACTTGCAAGCAAAAAGAAGGTGATGCATGTAACATGAATAATTAAAGAAACAGCATCGATTCTCACCATTTTTCTTTGCTTTTTCCATCGTACTAATTATCCAAAGAGCTAGGGCTGTCATGGTGGGAATTTACCACGATTACCGCAAAACCAACTGAGCCAATTAAATTGGTAACTGACATAGTCGGTTACCGACTTTTGTGGTTGGTTACCGTACAAATTATAGACTTAGCGGTACGGTACGGTAATAGATTTTCATTATCACGGTAATTACCGTACTTACAGTTAATTTCTGTTTATATTAAATTGTATTAATCCTAGCCGTTAAATGGAGATCCTGTAATCTTAGCCGTCAATTCCTAACCCTAACCTCCTAAAAGGCTAAACCTATTCCTCATTTCCTCATACCTCATTCGCAGCTTCATCgcctctcactctctctgtctctcagCCCTCTCAAGTCTCACCTCTCTGTGTGTTAATTAGCTGCCAAATTATTGCATTGCTGCATACTATAGGTTGTTGGCTTGCTGCATTCTATACATTTCTCTCATTTCtgtattttcttatttgttaTTGGCAGAAGAACTCAAGAACTAGCGAACTACAAGGGATGGTTGGATGACTAGGCATCTAGGCAGACTAGCAACACTGCAGCCTTGCAGCAGTCCAACAACTTGTTCTCAACCAGTCAACCATGTTTGTGATTTGTTAATGTGTTATTGAAcaatttgaagttttgaaattGTGTTTGTGACTTTGTGGTTATATGATTTACTTGTATGAACCTTGTTAAGTTGGTTTTATAACTTTTTGTTGATTATTTCATAGCAGGAAAACCCTAAAAGATTTGGATCAGGTCTTAtttttcatgaaaaaaaattggcccAATTTAATGTTAGTAAAAGCCCAACCATACCGTACTAACATGTACCGTACCGTACCAACATGTCAGTATACCGATTTTGGTGGTTGGTAATGGTAATAAAATTTTGTTTACCAATTATATTTAATTGGTAATTGGTAATGATAAAAAAAGGTTGGTAACCGTATCACGTCAGCCCTACAAAGAGCAACACTAAGCAGATTTGTGGAAAGATGAAGTGTAGCAGTAGCCGACTGTCTCTGTAGAGTGCGTGCCCAAAGGGAAGCATCGCATTAATTTCTAA containing:
- the LOC126794673 gene encoding uncharacterized protein LOC126794673, producing MWLWNSSMGNCLFGGLGEAGGVVQVTTSNGGIMEFYAPITVSSITDEFPSHGIFRNHDLFWKPLASNEELLAGQSYYLLPLNSRSDHLGSSSSASQIVRHGHVRSNSIPLPTLLAGAPYRMSLDYQGMVKKSYTEAFSRYNNVSFWKVKLVISPEQLLEILSQEVRTQELIESVRTVAKCGSGSISAARGFSDQWSLSSSSRNASSTSKKDFGLVDI